The Pogona vitticeps strain Pit_001003342236 chromosome 3, PviZW2.1, whole genome shotgun sequence genome includes a window with the following:
- the CSGALNACT2 gene encoding chondroitin sulfate N-acetylgalactosaminyltransferase 2 isoform X1, which translates to MPRRGLMFQARTRWLLIGLALLLSLLLIMYLLECAPQTDSNGSLPGVLGENFGKEHYQALLQEQEEHYQTRAMSLKRQIAQLKQELQEMSDKLKLLQEKKSPKVNSMGYQGTKEQAPNDLLEYLHSQIDKAEVSMGAKLPSEYGVIPFESFTSMKVFQLEMGLTRHPEEKPVRKDKRDELVEVIEAGLEVINNPDDEDGQDEDDGIGERQLYNENDFIEGYYRTERDKGTQYELFYKKAEDMEYRHVTLFRPFGPLMKVKSETVDISRSIINIIVPLAGRTEVFAQFMQNFREVCINQDKRIHLTVVYFGHEGLSEVKSILESVAREVNFHNYTLVSLNEEFNRGRGLDVGARAWEKGEVLMFFCDVDIYFTAEFLNSCRLNAEPGKKVFYPVVFSLYNPAIVYANQDVPPPVEQQLVHKKDSGFWRDFGFGMTCQYRTDFLSIGGFDLEVKGWGGEDVHLYRKYLHGDLIVVRTPVPGLFHLWHEKHCADELTPEQYRMCIQSKAMNEASHSHLGMLVFREEIEAHLRKQAYRTNSEAIG; encoded by the exons ATGCCTAGAAGAGGCTTAATGTTTCAAGCCAGGACTCGATGGCTTTTGATTGGACTTGCTTTACTGTTGAGTTTGCTGCTGATCATGTACCTTCTTGAATGTGCTCCACAAACCGATAGCAATGGATCACTTCCTGGCGTGTTAGGGGAGAATTTTGGTAAGGAACACTACCAAGCCCTCCTGCAGGAGCAGGAAGAGCATTACCAAACCAGGGCGATGAGCCTCAAGCGACAGATTGCCCAGTTAAAGCAGGAGCTTCAGGAGATGAGTGACAAGTTGAAATTGttacaggaaaagaaaagccCCAAAGTCAACAGCATGGGCTACCAAGGCACGAAAGAACAAGCACCCAATGATCTCCTAGAATATCTACATTCTCAAATAGACAAAGCTGAAGTCAGTATGGGGGCCAAACTGCCTAGTGAATATGGAGTCATTCCTTTTGAGAGCTTTACCTCCATGAAAGTGTTCCAGCTGGAGATGGGCCTTACACGACATCCGGAGGAGAAACCTGTTAGAAAAGACAAGCGAGATGAATTGGTGGAAGTAATTGAGGCTGGCCTAGAGGTAATAAATAATCCAGATGACGAAGATGGTCAAGATGAAGATGATGGAATAGGAGAGAGACAGCTTTACAATGAAAATGATTTCATAGAAG GTTATTACCGCACTGAGAGAGACAAAGGGACACAGTATGAATTGTTCTACAAGAAGGCGGAGGATATGGAATACAGGCATGTCACACTGTTTCGTCCATTTGGACCCTTGATGAAAGTGAAGAGTGAAACTGTTGACATCTCCAGGTCaataataaatattattgttCCCCTTGCTGGAAGAACGGAAGTGTTTGCACAGTTCATGCAAAATTTCAG GGAGGTATGCATTAATCAGGACAAGCGGATTCATCTCACTGTAGTATATTTTGGGCATGAAGGGCTTTCAGAAGTCAAGAGCATCTTAGAATCAGTAGCTCG AGAAGTTAACTTCCACAATTATACTCTCGTTTCTTTGAACGAGGAATTCAATCGTGGCCGAGGACTCGATGTGGGAGCCCGAGCCTGGGAGAAGGGCGAAGTCTTGATGTTCTTCTGTGATGTTGATATTTATTTTACAGCTGAGTTCCTAAATAGCTGCCGTTTGAATGCTGAGCCAG GCAAGAAAGTTTTCTATCCTGTAGTATTCAGCCTTTATAATCCTGCCATTGTCTATGCTAATCAAGATGTGCCACCCCCTGTGGAACAGCAGTTG GTACACAAAAAGGATTCTGGTTTCTGGCGAGATTTCGGCTTTGGGATGACTTGCCAGTATCGAACAGATTTCTTGTCTATTG GTGGGTTTGATTTGGAGGTCAAAggctggggtggggaggatgTTCATCTTTATCGGAAGTACTTGCATGGTGACCTCATTGTGGTCAGAACCCCAGTGCCTGGCCTCTTTCACCTCTGGCATGAGAAGCATTGTGCAGATGAACTGACTCCAGAGCAATATCGCATGTGCATCCAGTCTAAAGCCATGAATGAGGCATCTCACTCTCACCTGGGAATGCTGGTATtcagggaggagattgaggcccATCTGCGCAAGCAGGCCTACAGGACTAACAGTGAAGCAATAGGCTAA
- the CSGALNACT2 gene encoding chondroitin sulfate N-acetylgalactosaminyltransferase 2 isoform X2 yields the protein MPRRGLMFQARTRWLLIGLALLLSLLLIMYLLECAPQTDSNGSLPGVLGENFGKEHYQALLQEQEEHYQTRAMSLKRQIAQLKQELQEMSDKLKLLQEKKSPKVNSMGYQGTKEQAPNDLLEYLHSQIDKAEVSMGAKLPSEYGVIPFESFTSMKVFQLEMGLTRHPEEKPVRKDKRDELVEVIEAGLEVINNPDDEDGQDEDDGIGERQLYNENDFIEGYYRTERDKGTQYELFYKKAEDMEYRHVTLFRPFGPLMKVKSETVDISRSIINIIVPLAGRTEVFAQFMQNFREVCINQDKRIHLTVVYFGHEGLSEVKSILESVAREVNFHNYTLVSLNEEFNRGRGLDVGARAWEKGEVLMFFCDVDIYFTAEFLNSCRLNAEPGKKVFYPVVFSLYNPAIVYANQDVPPPVEQQLVGLIWRSKAGVGRMFIFIGSTCMVTSLWSEPQCLASFTSGMRSIVQMN from the exons ATGCCTAGAAGAGGCTTAATGTTTCAAGCCAGGACTCGATGGCTTTTGATTGGACTTGCTTTACTGTTGAGTTTGCTGCTGATCATGTACCTTCTTGAATGTGCTCCACAAACCGATAGCAATGGATCACTTCCTGGCGTGTTAGGGGAGAATTTTGGTAAGGAACACTACCAAGCCCTCCTGCAGGAGCAGGAAGAGCATTACCAAACCAGGGCGATGAGCCTCAAGCGACAGATTGCCCAGTTAAAGCAGGAGCTTCAGGAGATGAGTGACAAGTTGAAATTGttacaggaaaagaaaagccCCAAAGTCAACAGCATGGGCTACCAAGGCACGAAAGAACAAGCACCCAATGATCTCCTAGAATATCTACATTCTCAAATAGACAAAGCTGAAGTCAGTATGGGGGCCAAACTGCCTAGTGAATATGGAGTCATTCCTTTTGAGAGCTTTACCTCCATGAAAGTGTTCCAGCTGGAGATGGGCCTTACACGACATCCGGAGGAGAAACCTGTTAGAAAAGACAAGCGAGATGAATTGGTGGAAGTAATTGAGGCTGGCCTAGAGGTAATAAATAATCCAGATGACGAAGATGGTCAAGATGAAGATGATGGAATAGGAGAGAGACAGCTTTACAATGAAAATGATTTCATAGAAG GTTATTACCGCACTGAGAGAGACAAAGGGACACAGTATGAATTGTTCTACAAGAAGGCGGAGGATATGGAATACAGGCATGTCACACTGTTTCGTCCATTTGGACCCTTGATGAAAGTGAAGAGTGAAACTGTTGACATCTCCAGGTCaataataaatattattgttCCCCTTGCTGGAAGAACGGAAGTGTTTGCACAGTTCATGCAAAATTTCAG GGAGGTATGCATTAATCAGGACAAGCGGATTCATCTCACTGTAGTATATTTTGGGCATGAAGGGCTTTCAGAAGTCAAGAGCATCTTAGAATCAGTAGCTCG AGAAGTTAACTTCCACAATTATACTCTCGTTTCTTTGAACGAGGAATTCAATCGTGGCCGAGGACTCGATGTGGGAGCCCGAGCCTGGGAGAAGGGCGAAGTCTTGATGTTCTTCTGTGATGTTGATATTTATTTTACAGCTGAGTTCCTAAATAGCTGCCGTTTGAATGCTGAGCCAG GCAAGAAAGTTTTCTATCCTGTAGTATTCAGCCTTTATAATCCTGCCATTGTCTATGCTAATCAAGATGTGCCACCCCCTGTGGAACAGCAGTTG GTGGGTTTGATTTGGAGGTCAAAggctggggtggggaggatgTTCATCTTTATCGGAAGTACTTGCATGGTGACCTCATTGTGGTCAGAACCCCAGTGCCTGGCCTCTTTCACCTCTGGCATGAGAAGCATTGTGCAGATGAACTGA